The Pseudodesulfovibrio sp. zrk46 genome contains a region encoding:
- a CDS encoding EAL domain-containing protein, translating into MFTTVPDLEKILEEESILTHFQPQVSLKRKAVIGLEALSRGFDPESGEIVPPTLLFGQARDAASRLALDRVCRTKAVEAFAPLHRKDKSVMLSMNIDASCITEATRGSNHLLKLIKRCGVSPNNVIIEIIESRCDDENALMEFVRFYRKKNFLIALDDVGAGFSNLDRIPMIQPDVIKLDRSLISGVDKHFHKLEVVRSFVQMSNRIGSLVLAEGVETSGEAMCLLGNGVDVFQGFFFARPAPGLDAVPGMAEKVHALAEKHREQRTRHFAEEKRVFKNYDLLMLTMCHSLADTPSRGIDKALTRFIDTYPSVECLYVLDMKGRQVSDTLCNPSKLKKSRRFLYEPARLGADHSLKEYFLPVQAGLEKFTTEPYISLASGNLCITIAHVFYHKASGRHLILCSDMSREDACACYL; encoded by the coding sequence ATGTTTACCACCGTGCCCGATCTCGAAAAGATATTAGAAGAAGAGTCCATACTTACCCATTTTCAGCCCCAGGTCTCGCTTAAGCGCAAGGCCGTCATCGGACTGGAAGCGTTAAGCAGAGGATTCGACCCCGAAAGCGGAGAAATTGTACCTCCAACCCTGCTGTTCGGTCAGGCCCGGGACGCGGCATCCCGGCTCGCTTTGGACCGGGTCTGCCGAACAAAAGCGGTTGAAGCCTTTGCCCCCCTGCATCGCAAGGACAAGTCCGTGATGCTCTCCATGAATATCGATGCATCCTGCATCACCGAGGCTACACGGGGTTCCAATCATCTGCTCAAGCTCATCAAGCGTTGTGGCGTCAGCCCCAATAACGTTATTATCGAGATCATCGAGTCCCGTTGCGACGACGAGAACGCACTCATGGAGTTCGTCCGGTTCTATCGCAAAAAGAACTTCCTCATTGCACTGGATGACGTTGGAGCAGGTTTTTCCAACCTCGACCGTATCCCGATGATTCAGCCCGATGTCATCAAGTTGGATCGCTCACTCATTTCCGGTGTGGATAAGCACTTCCACAAGCTTGAAGTGGTGCGCAGTTTCGTGCAGATGTCCAACCGTATCGGCAGTCTTGTATTGGCCGAAGGCGTGGAGACAAGCGGCGAGGCCATGTGCCTGCTCGGTAACGGTGTTGATGTCTTTCAGGGCTTTTTCTTTGCGCGTCCCGCGCCCGGCCTTGATGCCGTGCCCGGAATGGCCGAAAAAGTACACGCCCTGGCAGAGAAGCATCGTGAACAGCGGACCCGTCATTTCGCGGAAGAGAAACGCGTCTTCAAGAATTACGATTTGTTGATGCTGACCATGTGTCACTCTCTGGCGGATACCCCCTCAAGAGGTATTGATAAGGCGTTGACCCGCTTCATTGATACGTACCCCAGTGTCGAGTGTCTGTATGTGCTGGATATGAAAGGACGTCAGGTAAGTGATACTTTGTGCAATCCCAGCAAGCTGAAGAAAAGCCGTCGCTTCCTGTACGAGCCCGCACGTCTTGGCGCAGATCATTCCCTCAAGGAATATTTCCTGCCGGTTCAGGCCGGGTTGGAGAAGTTCACTACTGAACCGTACATCTCGCTTGCCTCGGGTAATCTCTGCATCACCATTGCCCATGTCTTTTACCACAAGGCTAGCGGCCGCCATCTCATCCTGTGCTCCGACATGAGCCGCGAGGACGCCTGCGCCTGTTATCTTTAG
- the aroA gene encoding 3-phosphoshikimate 1-carboxyvinyltransferase — translation MTQEPIIINAPASKSLSHRTLIAAALANGVSEVSSALDSDDLTRTRGCLEACGAKIEPKGDKLIVTGMEAGPAGGNADGKNKHEEPHELFMHESGTTCRIMTAVAAAGKGTFNVHGAPRMHERPMGELTAALSKLGTKFEYQGNEGFLPFIMTSKGYTKKSVDITLEESSQYLSGLLLGAPLADHEITINVVGKKAVSWPYVALTLRIMEDFKAGFRVELKKKGKWEEVPWRSVKGATPGEIRFIVQPTGYDATDYRVEGDWSNASYFLAAGAVGKRPVLIKGLAADSLQGDRAIMDILGQMGAKINVTFDGILVEPSNLRGVTVDMNRCPDLVPTVSAAAAFASTPTIIENVAHLRIKETDRLAACADEVARTQAITEIEGDSLIVRPGRLPKGHAIDFKTYGDHRMAMSMSLFQLAGIEVNLDNPSCVGKSFPGFFDEWNKIVG, via the coding sequence ATGACCCAGGAACCGATCATCATCAACGCGCCTGCCAGTAAGTCCCTTTCCCACCGCACCCTGATCGCGGCGGCATTGGCCAACGGCGTATCCGAAGTTTCGTCCGCTCTGGACTCCGACGATCTGACCCGCACCAGAGGCTGCCTTGAAGCCTGTGGCGCCAAGATCGAACCCAAAGGCGACAAGCTCATCGTCACCGGCATGGAAGCCGGTCCCGCGGGCGGCAATGCCGACGGTAAGAACAAGCATGAAGAGCCGCACGAACTGTTCATGCACGAATCCGGCACCACCTGCCGCATCATGACCGCCGTGGCCGCCGCCGGTAAAGGCACCTTCAACGTGCACGGCGCACCCCGTATGCACGAGCGCCCCATGGGCGAACTCACTGCCGCACTTTCCAAACTGGGCACCAAATTCGAATATCAAGGGAATGAAGGGTTCCTCCCCTTTATCATGACCAGCAAGGGCTACACCAAAAAATCGGTGGACATCACTCTGGAAGAAAGCAGCCAATACCTCTCCGGTCTGCTCCTGGGTGCGCCCTTGGCTGATCACGAAATAACCATCAACGTGGTCGGCAAGAAAGCCGTCTCCTGGCCTTACGTTGCGCTCACTCTGCGCATCATGGAAGATTTCAAGGCCGGGTTCCGCGTGGAACTGAAGAAAAAAGGCAAGTGGGAAGAAGTGCCGTGGCGCTCCGTCAAAGGCGCGACCCCGGGTGAAATCCGGTTCATCGTTCAGCCTACCGGCTACGATGCCACTGACTACCGCGTGGAAGGCGACTGGTCCAACGCCAGCTACTTCCTGGCCGCAGGAGCCGTGGGCAAACGCCCTGTTCTGATCAAGGGACTGGCTGCCGACTCCCTGCAGGGCGACCGCGCCATCATGGACATCCTTGGCCAGATGGGTGCCAAGATCAACGTCACCTTCGATGGCATCCTTGTGGAGCCGAGTAACCTGCGCGGCGTGACCGTGGACATGAACCGCTGCCCGGATCTGGTCCCTACCGTTTCCGCTGCCGCGGCCTTTGCCTCCACCCCCACGATCATTGAGAACGTGGCCCACCTGCGCATCAAGGAGACCGACCGTCTGGCCGCCTGCGCCGACGAAGTGGCCCGCACTCAGGCCATCACCGAGATCGAGGGCGACTCCCTCATCGTGCGTCCGGGCCGTCTGCCCAAGGGGCATGCCATCGACTTCAAGACCTATGGCGACCACCGCATGGCCATGTCCATGTCCCTGTTCCAGCTGGCCGGAATTGAAGTGAACCTTGACAATCCGTCCTGTGTTGGCAAGTCTTTCCCCGGCTTCTTCGACGAGTGGAACAAAATCGTCGGCTAA
- a CDS encoding ammonium transporter, giving the protein MFLRKSPTPVSRKTAIAVGAMVAVLAPSLAFAEEVELMTQFHGNVLWTLVAAILVFLMQAGFGCVEAGFTRAKSAGNIMMKNFLDFSAGSVIFFLFGFGVMFGVDASGFIGTSGFGLAGVAEGDLSWTYTFWFFQSVFAATAATIVSGGMAERTKFGSYIIVSIVLTGLIYPISGHWAWGSLWLGDDGAGWLEGLGFCDFAGSSVVHSVGGWIALAGAMVLGPRIGKYTEDGKAKAIPGHNIPLAGLGVFILWFGWFGFNPGSTTTADGSIGFIAMNTSLAACGGVLGAMVISWFRFGKPDISMTMNGALAGLVGITAGCATVSPGGSIIIGLIAGLLVVLSIEFIDKVLKIDDPVGASSVHGVCGAWGTLACGLFNTDGGLFYGGGVGLLGVQLIGVGVFFVWAFGTGYILMSVVKAIFGIRVKKDEELKGLDIAEHGSESYNGFQLFSNE; this is encoded by the coding sequence ATGTTTTTGAGAAAGTCCCCGACCCCCGTATCCCGCAAGACCGCCATCGCCGTGGGCGCGATGGTTGCAGTCCTTGCCCCCAGCCTCGCCTTTGCTGAAGAGGTTGAACTCATGACCCAGTTCCATGGTAATGTACTGTGGACCCTGGTCGCCGCCATCCTGGTTTTCCTCATGCAGGCAGGTTTCGGTTGCGTCGAGGCCGGTTTTACCCGTGCCAAGTCCGCCGGTAACATCATGATGAAAAACTTCCTGGATTTTTCCGCCGGTTCCGTCATCTTCTTCCTGTTCGGTTTCGGCGTCATGTTCGGCGTGGACGCCAGCGGCTTCATTGGCACCAGCGGTTTCGGCCTCGCCGGTGTTGCTGAAGGCGATCTGTCCTGGACCTACACCTTCTGGTTCTTCCAGTCCGTGTTCGCCGCTACTGCCGCTACCATCGTCTCCGGTGGTATGGCCGAGCGCACCAAATTTGGTAGCTATATCATTGTATCCATCGTCCTGACCGGCCTCATCTACCCCATCTCCGGTCACTGGGCCTGGGGCTCTCTGTGGCTCGGCGACGATGGCGCTGGCTGGCTCGAAGGCCTCGGTTTCTGTGACTTCGCCGGTTCCTCTGTAGTTCACTCCGTAGGCGGTTGGATCGCTCTGGCTGGTGCCATGGTTCTCGGTCCCCGTATCGGCAAGTACACTGAAGACGGCAAAGCAAAGGCCATCCCCGGTCACAACATTCCTCTGGCAGGCCTCGGTGTCTTCATCCTCTGGTTCGGTTGGTTCGGCTTCAACCCCGGTTCCACCACCACTGCTGACGGCTCCATCGGTTTCATCGCCATGAACACTTCTCTGGCAGCTTGCGGCGGCGTACTCGGCGCCATGGTTATCTCCTGGTTCCGTTTCGGCAAGCCTGACATCTCCATGACCATGAACGGCGCCCTGGCTGGCCTGGTTGGTATCACCGCTGGTTGTGCCACCGTATCCCCCGGCGGCTCCATCATCATCGGTCTCATTGCTGGTCTGCTCGTTGTCCTGTCCATCGAATTCATCGACAAGGTCCTGAAGATTGACGATCCCGTCGGCGCATCCTCCGTTCACGGTGTGTGTGGTGCCTGGGGTACCCTGGCCTGCGGTCTCTTCAACACTGACGGCGGCCTGTTCTACGGCGGCGGCGTTGGCCTCCTCGGCGTACAGCTCATCGGTGTAGGTGTCTTCTTCGTCTGGGCATTCGGTACTGGTTACATCCTGATGTCCGTCGTCAAGGCCATCTTCGGTATCCGCGTCAAGAAGGACGAAGAACTCAAGGGTCTGGACATCGCCGAGCACGGCTCCGAGTCCTACAACGGCTTCCAGCTCTTCAGCAACGAATAG
- a CDS encoding prephenate dehydrogenase/arogenate dehydrogenase family protein has protein sequence MQLEGFSKIAIVGANGQMGGLFSKAFTALGIEVAELSRPYTDDDVRAALTDCDMLMLSVPVNAMISVLDQMLPHLSAPTILCDVGSVKVHPMKVMLDKYDGPIVGTHPLFGPVIPEGFTPRVAVMAGREEDRRDAYRVATIMDACGYESFTSTAEEHDRAMAFIQGLNFTSTVAFLAAARDVDGIDKFLTPSFQRRLDSARKMLTQDMELFGIISEANPYLQETNRKFMNYLSVAAGGDLDLLADRAQWWWRNNESY, from the coding sequence ATGCAGTTAGAAGGTTTCAGCAAAATCGCCATCGTTGGCGCAAACGGACAGATGGGAGGGCTTTTTTCCAAAGCCTTCACCGCGCTCGGCATCGAAGTTGCGGAGCTGAGCCGTCCGTATACCGACGATGACGTCCGCGCGGCGCTGACCGATTGCGACATGCTCATGCTGAGCGTGCCGGTCAACGCCATGATCTCGGTGCTGGACCAGATGCTGCCCCACCTGTCCGCCCCTACCATCCTGTGTGACGTAGGATCGGTGAAGGTACACCCCATGAAGGTGATGCTCGACAAATATGACGGTCCGATAGTGGGGACCCACCCCCTGTTCGGACCAGTTATTCCGGAAGGATTCACCCCGCGCGTGGCCGTCATGGCCGGTCGTGAGGAAGACCGCCGTGATGCATACCGGGTGGCCACCATAATGGATGCCTGCGGATACGAGAGCTTCACCTCCACCGCCGAGGAACATGATCGGGCCATGGCTTTCATTCAGGGCCTGAACTTCACCTCTACCGTGGCTTTCCTCGCCGCTGCCCGCGATGTGGACGGCATCGACAAGTTTCTGACCCCGTCTTTCCAGCGACGTCTTGATTCTGCACGTAAAATGCTTACTCAGGACATGGAGTTGTTCGGCATCATTTCCGAAGCCAACCCCTACTTGCAGGAAACCAACCGTAAATTCATGAACTACCTGAGCGTGGCTGCAGGCGGCGATCTCGACCTGCTGGCCGACCGCGCACAGTGGTGGTGGCGTAACAATGAATCATATTAA
- a CDS encoding 3-dehydroquinate synthase II family protein yields MKKVIYKSVPFNKDLITLALESGVDAVMVEKKHVKDVELLSKIKVITPEDMPVVELTKKSDEDVAIKGIKEGKQVVLKQGWEIIPVENILAQVDTLALECEDLDRAVLAAGILERGCDTVVVLPEGATDLKQIVSELKLSQGTMDLQVATVTEIESTGLGHRVCVDTISMLKKGQGMLIGNSSAFSFLVHAETESNPYVAARPFRVNAGAVHAYAQMPGDKTTYLEELAAGTDVLIVGADGATSIATVGRVKVEIRPMLLIKAEVKTSEGVKEGQVFLQNAETIRVVSDKGEPVSVVTLKKGDKIMVKTDEAGRHFGMRIKEEIVEG; encoded by the coding sequence ATGAAAAAAGTCATCTACAAGTCGGTCCCCTTCAACAAGGATCTGATCACCCTAGCCCTCGAATCCGGCGTTGACGCCGTGATGGTCGAGAAGAAGCACGTCAAGGACGTGGAACTTCTCAGCAAGATCAAGGTCATCACCCCCGAGGACATGCCCGTGGTCGAGCTGACCAAGAAGTCCGACGAAGACGTAGCCATCAAAGGCATCAAGGAAGGCAAGCAGGTCGTCCTCAAGCAGGGATGGGAGATCATCCCGGTGGAGAACATCCTCGCTCAGGTTGATACCCTCGCCCTTGAATGCGAGGATCTGGACCGCGCAGTTCTGGCCGCCGGTATTCTCGAGCGCGGCTGCGACACCGTGGTTGTCCTCCCCGAAGGCGCAACCGATCTCAAGCAGATCGTCTCCGAACTCAAGCTCTCGCAGGGAACCATGGACCTCCAAGTAGCCACCGTCACTGAAATCGAATCTACCGGCCTCGGTCACCGCGTGTGTGTGGACACCATCTCCATGCTCAAAAAGGGTCAGGGAATGCTCATCGGTAATTCCTCTGCCTTCTCTTTTCTCGTCCACGCCGAGACCGAATCCAATCCCTATGTTGCTGCCCGCCCCTTCCGTGTGAATGCCGGAGCGGTTCACGCCTACGCCCAGATGCCCGGCGACAAGACTACCTATCTCGAAGAGCTTGCCGCAGGAACCGACGTCCTCATCGTGGGTGCAGACGGAGCCACCTCCATCGCCACCGTGGGCCGCGTGAAAGTGGAAATCCGCCCCATGCTGCTCATCAAGGCTGAAGTCAAAACGTCCGAAGGCGTCAAGGAAGGCCAGGTGTTCCTGCAGAATGCCGAGACCATCCGCGTCGTCTCCGATAAGGGCGAACCCGTGTCTGTCGTCACCCTGAAGAAGGGCGACAAGATCATGGTCAAGACCGACGAAGCAGGTCGCCACTTCGGCATGCGCATCAAGGAAGAAATCGTGGAAGGGTAA
- a CDS encoding methyltransferase domain-containing protein, with protein MTLSTSLSKDSIRRAFDRARDTYAKAAKVQAEVALKCAGHVPEGEYPAVIEIGAGGGVLTRHIASRCQHDRYVAVDISPEMLSQVNLRMLSNPELVMADAECLKLSQDSFDLLVSSSTMQWYHSPEVTIHDNLKLLRNGGFFSLSIFVEGTYAEFAKASAATGFGSMLPMRPAEFFIEILQDAHVTDVQWEQTSYTCHYASASDMLRAHRSTGATATGGDKQPSKSAYKEFINYLERFRVTDGIPSTSSILYLWGRR; from the coding sequence ATGACATTATCGACATCGCTTTCCAAAGATAGCATCCGCCGCGCATTCGACCGGGCGAGGGATACGTACGCCAAGGCCGCCAAGGTGCAGGCCGAGGTTGCGCTGAAGTGTGCCGGACATGTTCCGGAGGGCGAGTATCCTGCCGTTATCGAGATCGGTGCGGGGGGCGGCGTCCTGACCAGGCATATCGCGTCTCGTTGTCAGCACGACAGATACGTGGCCGTGGATATCTCCCCGGAAATGTTGTCGCAGGTTAACCTGCGCATGCTCTCTAATCCGGAACTGGTGATGGCCGATGCCGAGTGTCTCAAATTGTCACAAGACAGCTTTGACCTGCTGGTGAGTTCGTCCACAATGCAGTGGTATCATTCGCCAGAAGTCACCATTCATGACAACCTCAAGCTGCTGCGAAACGGTGGTTTCTTCTCCCTTTCCATCTTTGTAGAAGGAACCTATGCCGAGTTTGCCAAGGCCTCTGCTGCTACCGGCTTCGGCTCCATGCTTCCCATGCGTCCGGCAGAGTTTTTCATTGAAATTCTGCAGGATGCCCACGTGACAGATGTGCAGTGGGAGCAGACAAGCTATACCTGTCACTATGCCAGTGCATCCGATATGCTGCGTGCTCATCGTTCCACCGGAGCCACTGCAACGGGCGGGGACAAGCAGCCATCCAAGTCGGCGTACAAGGAGTTTATCAACTACCTTGAGCGATTCCGCGTCACTGATGGTATCCCTTCGACCTCTTCCATTCTCTATCTTTGGGGCCGCCGCTAG
- a CDS encoding 2-amino-3,7-dideoxy-D-threo-hept-6-ulosonate synthase — translation MHIGKAIRLERIVNRNTGRTIVVPMDHGVTVGPIDGLVDMREAVGRVVDGGANAVIEHKGLVRCGHRASGKDIGLIVHLSASTTLSPFPNAKSLVASVEDAIRLGADAISIHCNLGDETEAAMLNDFGRVSSEAANWGIPLLAMVYARGPKVSDEYDPAVVAHCARVGTELGADIVKVPYTGDIESFSKVCDACCIPVVIAGGPKLDSTESFLQMVHDSLEAGGAGLSVGRNVFQHDDPTRLVEALNMVVHQDETVETALNHLKG, via the coding sequence ATGCACATCGGAAAAGCGATCAGATTGGAGAGAATCGTTAACAGGAACACAGGCCGCACCATCGTGGTCCCCATGGATCACGGCGTAACGGTCGGCCCCATTGACGGGCTAGTGGACATGCGCGAAGCAGTCGGCAGGGTCGTTGACGGCGGGGCGAACGCCGTCATCGAGCACAAAGGCCTTGTCCGCTGCGGACACCGCGCTTCAGGCAAAGACATCGGACTCATCGTCCACCTGTCCGCCTCCACTACCCTGTCTCCTTTCCCCAACGCCAAGTCCCTGGTCGCCTCGGTGGAGGATGCAATCCGCCTGGGCGCTGACGCCATCTCCATCCATTGCAACCTCGGCGATGAAACCGAAGCCGCCATGCTGAACGATTTCGGCAGAGTCTCTTCGGAAGCCGCCAACTGGGGCATCCCGCTGCTGGCTATGGTCTACGCACGCGGCCCCAAGGTTTCCGACGAGTACGATCCGGCCGTGGTCGCCCACTGCGCCCGCGTGGGCACCGAGCTCGGCGCGGACATCGTCAAGGTTCCTTACACCGGTGACATCGAATCCTTCTCCAAGGTCTGCGACGCCTGCTGCATCCCAGTGGTCATAGCAGGTGGACCAAAACTTGACTCTACCGAATCATTCCTTCAGATGGTACATGATTCACTGGAAGCAGGCGGCGCAGGCCTTTCCGTGGGACGCAACGTATTCCAGCACGACGACCCCACCCGCCTTGTCGAAGCCCTCAACATGGTTGTCCATCAGGACGAGACTGTTGAAACGGCCCTCAACCATCTCAAAGGATAA
- a CDS encoding P-II family nitrogen regulator: protein MKLIIAYIRPEKLNDVKQALYAKEIYSLSVTNILGSGRQKGFTETYRGVQMEVNLLKKVRLEIGVNDDFEAPAIEAIKSAGQTGNEGDGVIFVTELAKAMRIRTGEDGIL from the coding sequence ATGAAGCTCATCATAGCATACATCAGGCCCGAAAAGCTCAACGACGTGAAGCAGGCCCTGTACGCCAAGGAAATCTACTCCCTGTCTGTAACAAACATCCTCGGCTCCGGCCGCCAGAAGGGATTCACTGAAACTTACCGCGGTGTGCAGATGGAAGTGAATCTGCTCAAAAAGGTCCGCCTCGAAATCGGCGTCAACGACGACTTCGAAGCCCCGGCCATCGAAGCCATTAAGTCTGCAGGGCAGACCGGAAATGAAGGTGATGGCGTAATCTTCGTCACCGAACTGGCCAAAGCCATGCGTATCCGCACCGGAGAAGATGGAATCCTGTAA
- the bioF gene encoding 8-amino-7-oxononanoate synthase produces the protein MSYSYRDFIFGELQELEQQNLVRRIPPVESGADKWLQYDGKQLLNLASNNYLGLAGRPELKQAAIDATEKYGTSSGASRLISGNYSLFDELEQELREFKKQEDALVVGSGFTANLMILSTLADRHTVVFSDKLNHASIVDGVRLSGAKHVRYRHNDMEHLAALMEKHADAPRKLLVTDSVFSMDGDLAELTAIVELCERYQVLSVIDEAHAAGVMGKGRGLAAELGLSDRIDVHMGTFSKGLGSYGAYVAGKSDIIEFLRNKGRPFIFSTALPPATIGANLAAVRLVRSEPELGERLGVMAGDVRRFLQQLDLDTGPSQTAIIPVILGENEAALKARDMLMEQGIYVGAVRPPTVPQGTARLRISLRADLTDADLSHFKQAVSRMVDSLD, from the coding sequence ATGTCGTACTCCTATAGAGATTTCATTTTCGGAGAGTTGCAGGAACTCGAACAGCAGAACCTTGTCCGCAGGATTCCCCCTGTGGAGAGTGGTGCTGACAAGTGGCTGCAGTATGACGGCAAGCAACTGCTCAACCTCGCGTCCAACAATTATCTTGGATTGGCCGGGCGGCCGGAATTGAAACAGGCCGCCATCGACGCCACGGAAAAGTATGGCACCTCCAGCGGAGCGTCCCGCCTTATCAGCGGCAACTACTCGCTGTTTGATGAGTTGGAGCAGGAGCTTCGCGAGTTCAAGAAACAGGAAGACGCCCTGGTGGTCGGCTCCGGTTTCACGGCCAACCTGATGATTCTGTCTACGCTGGCCGACAGGCATACAGTCGTTTTCTCCGACAAACTCAATCATGCATCCATAGTGGACGGTGTCCGTTTGTCCGGCGCAAAGCATGTTCGTTATCGTCATAATGACATGGAGCACCTTGCCGCGCTGATGGAAAAGCATGCCGACGCGCCAAGAAAGTTGCTTGTCACGGATTCCGTTTTCTCCATGGACGGTGATCTGGCAGAACTGACTGCCATAGTGGAACTGTGCGAACGCTATCAGGTGTTGTCTGTAATAGATGAAGCGCACGCTGCCGGAGTTATGGGCAAGGGGCGTGGACTTGCCGCCGAACTCGGTCTTTCTGATCGGATAGATGTTCACATGGGGACCTTCAGCAAGGGGCTCGGTTCTTACGGGGCCTATGTGGCTGGCAAGTCGGATATTATCGAATTTCTGCGTAACAAGGGACGACCCTTCATTTTTTCTACCGCCTTGCCTCCCGCAACCATCGGGGCAAATCTGGCGGCGGTTCGTCTTGTTCGCAGTGAGCCGGAGTTGGGTGAGCGCCTTGGTGTCATGGCAGGTGATGTGCGCAGATTCCTGCAACAACTCGACTTGGATACCGGGCCGTCGCAGACTGCCATCATTCCTGTTATTCTCGGTGAAAACGAGGCCGCGCTCAAGGCGCGAGACATGCTCATGGAGCAGGGGATCTATGTCGGTGCCGTCCGCCCGCCCACTGTGCCGCAGGGGACAGCCCGCTTACGGATCAGCTTGCGCGCGGACTTGACTGATGCGGACTTGAGCCACTTCAAACAGGCCGTATCCCGGATGGTGGACAGCCTTGATTAA
- the pheA gene encoding prephenate dehydratase — MRERTMADNEKNNDVPDLGNLRVQIDSLDKQIVDLLNKRAEVSLGVGRWKAANDEPIYKPFREQEVMNKIADSSPGPLPDKHLRTIYREIMSSSRHLQRPERVVFLGPEGTFSYFAAIEHMGSAAALTPKNNFEEIFRAVAEEGAELGVIPLENSIEGTVGQVVDLFMKYKVYIQAEVFSRISHSLISNAERIEDVEVIYSHPQPLGQCREWLNKNLPGVPTIPMESSAEAAEVVAGKKAAAVVGHAKLADMHGMNLLADSIEDLPDNWTRFVIIGSAPSKEEKRDKTSILFTLPNRPGALARVLTTLAHQGINMTKLESRPFRGEKWKYVFFADLEFDFSGNKYEDVLDDIRHQCHTLRVLGAYPTQEERQ, encoded by the coding sequence ATGCGAGAAAGAACCATGGCAGACAACGAGAAGAACAACGACGTTCCCGATCTGGGAAATCTCAGGGTACAAATCGACTCTCTGGACAAACAGATCGTGGACTTGCTGAACAAGCGGGCCGAAGTGAGCCTGGGCGTGGGCCGATGGAAGGCCGCAAACGACGAGCCTATTTACAAGCCGTTCCGCGAGCAGGAAGTCATGAACAAAATCGCAGATTCCAGCCCCGGCCCCCTGCCGGACAAGCATCTGCGCACCATCTACCGCGAGATCATGTCCTCCTCGCGTCACCTGCAGCGCCCTGAGCGTGTCGTTTTTCTCGGGCCTGAAGGCACTTTTTCCTATTTTGCAGCCATCGAGCACATGGGCTCGGCCGCAGCCCTGACACCCAAGAACAACTTTGAAGAAATTTTCCGGGCCGTTGCCGAAGAAGGCGCGGAGCTGGGTGTCATCCCGCTGGAAAACTCCATTGAGGGCACCGTCGGTCAGGTTGTCGACCTGTTCATGAAGTACAAGGTCTACATTCAGGCCGAGGTGTTCAGCCGCATTAGCCATTCCCTTATCTCCAATGCGGAAAGGATTGAGGATGTGGAGGTCATCTACTCCCATCCTCAACCTCTGGGGCAATGCCGCGAGTGGTTGAACAAGAATCTGCCGGGCGTACCGACCATTCCCATGGAGTCCTCCGCCGAGGCCGCCGAAGTGGTGGCAGGCAAAAAGGCCGCCGCCGTGGTAGGCCACGCCAAGCTGGCAGACATGCACGGCATGAACTTGCTGGCCGATTCCATTGAGGACCTGCCGGACAACTGGACCCGCTTCGTCATCATCGGCTCTGCTCCTTCCAAGGAAGAAAAGCGCGACAAGACGTCCATCCTCTTCACCCTGCCCAACCGCCCCGGCGCACTGGCGCGGGTGCTGACCACTCTGGCGCATCAGGGCATCAACATGACCAAGCTGGAGTCCCGTCCGTTCCGGGGCGAAAAGTGGAAATATGTATTCTTCGCCGATCTCGAGTTCGATTTCAGCGGCAACAAATACGAAGATGTACTCGACGACATCCGTCACCAATGCCACACCCTGCGTGTGCTCGGGGCCTACCCCACCCAGGAGGAAAGACAATGA